In Vitis vinifera cultivar Pinot Noir 40024 chromosome 17, ASM3070453v1, one genomic interval encodes:
- the LOC132252788 gene encoding uncharacterized protein LOC132252788: MDPQYATVDQLAEITDTMASLRDAILGLGQRIDGHQAQPLPIPGSTLHDSTTPPPLPPPSGPSGPTIQQDYIVPPPPPPPVQSAPQAGAFVLHGQTETTPHSVVAPAQIVDDTQARIDKIEQRMRSLHVSDRIMGWDGYDDMPVAALPVEFRMPDIERYTGIGCPRIHLQLYSTVMRGHRLDEAQMIMLFPLSLSGAAQRWFASLDPSRRRTWANLGQEFIRQYSFNTIVDVSRRELEALRQGSDETVTSFISRWREKIAQIIDRPSERDQIMQALYGIEEGISRGLWADSSPSDSKGKKSGSGPKPSDVGTIGMTGHRSSRRPPFQSQFLGTPYQMIQHDQYRPVAPIRPVGPTYLHPPPQPVYATQAPQRPPMQFHHQYRAPPPPRPRAGHDTNSCSALRHAIQDLIDQGLVDLGRPGVATDPLPTHDTRAVPPPPGGVHLIEFAGDEIFMMGWDGEAPQPISLYEESDFVGYIPRQQIPRPFSLTPDRIYGPPPVSPVYLQHVPPMTPFILFPEEYRPPHRDVQIVTRSGRVAQPPPVDRPFAGIAAREEVQIEDDEILRQLCTTQARISIWSLLASSSTHRDALVRALGQIRVDTATTSEGLIHMLTADRATCIVFSDDDLPPEGSNHVRPLFIDVACLGRRVPSVLLDNGSALNVCPLVTAIALGFSPDDFGPSTQTVRAYDGTQRTVMGTLSTHVMVGPVSYSIVFQVLRIQSSFNLLLGRPWIHEAGAIPSSLHQKVKFIHEGRIITIQSNRDIITSSEPVLHISHSEDDLHLTGFTFDEVQVVSLEDGNRDMVPMSFDQHNNTLVLSMMRGMSYLPGMGLGRRQQGPHEFTFTVDHDIPYGLGYIPTEADARYMSQLRRDRVRARMSGIPFDYPLRPYTFQLADNFIRGSEHTPRIEGTVHIPETVGIQDIQQALGQIHLDTETTEAPGAMIVTPS, from the exons ATGGACCCTCAGTACGCTACCGTTGACCAGTTGGCTGAGATTACCGATACCATGGCGTCACTTAGGGACGCTATCTTAGGACTGGGTCAGAGGATTGATGGGCACCAGGCCCAGCCATTGCCGATTCCAGGGAGCACCCTGCATGACTCTACCACACCACCACCACTACCACCACCATCTGGGCCATCTGGACCTACTATACAGCAGGACTACATagttccaccaccaccaccaccaccggtTCAGTCAGCTCCCCAGGCTGGAGCATTTGTGTTGCATGGTCAGACTGAGACTACGCCACATTCTGTTGTGGCACCGGCACAGATTGTTGATGATACCCAGGCTCGTATTGATAAGATTGAGCAGAGGATGAGATCACTACATGTTTCTGATAGGATTATGGGTTGGGATGGATATGATGATATGCCAGTAGCAGCTTTGCCTGTTGAGTTCCGCATGCCggacattgagagatacacggGGATAGGGTGCCCCCGTATTCACTTGCAGTTATATAGCACTGTTATGCGCGGGCATAGACTGGATGAGGCCCAAATGATTATGTTATTCCCTCTGTCATTGAGTGGTGCTGCTCAGCGTTGGTTTGCCTCATTGGACCCTTCGAGACGTAGGACATGGGCTAATTTGGGACAGGAGTTTATTAGACAGTATTCTTTCAATACTATAGTGGATGTATCCCGGAGGGAATTAGAGGCCCTTAGGCAGGGGTCGGATGAGACAGTCACTTCATTCATCtcccgttggagggagaagatagcACAGATTATTGATAGACCTTCAGAGCGCGATCAAATCA TGCAGGCCCTCTATGGCATTGAGGAGGGCATATCTAGAGGTTTATGGGCAGATTCTTCCCCTTCAGACTCAAAGGGGAAGAAGTCGGGATCAGGCCCCAAGCCCTCAGATGTTGGTACTATTGGCATGACAGGACACCGGTCTTCACGTCGTCCTCCGTTTCAGAGTCAGTTTTTAGGCACTCCTTATCAGATGATACAGCATGATCAGTACAGACCAGTTGCTCCCATCAGGCCAGTAGGGCCTACTTATCTACATCCGCCACCACAGCCGGTATATGCTACACAGGCACCCCAGAGGCCGCCTATGCAGTTCCATCATCAGTATAGAGCACCGCCTCCACCGAGGCCA AGAGCAGGCCATGATACAAACAGTTGTTCAGCACTGAGACATGCCATTCAGGATTTGATTGATCAGGGCTTGGTTGATTTGGGGCGTCCGGGTGTAGCCACTGACCCGCTACCTACACATGACACTAGAGCAGTACCTCCACCCCCGGGAGGGGTACATTTGATTGAGTTTGCAGGGGATGAGATATTTATGATGGGTTGGGATGGAGAGGCTCCTCAGCCGATCAGTTTATATGAGGAGTCAGATTTTGTTGGATATATACCTAGACAGCAGATCCCCAGGCCATTCAGTTTGACCCCGGACAGGATTTATGGGCCGCCTCCAGTATCACCAGTATACTTACAGCATGTGCCACCTATGACACCCTTCATTCTGTTCCCAGAGGAATATAGGCCCCCTCATAGAGATGTTCAGATAGTTACACGGAGTGGAAGGGTGGCACAACCTCCACCCGTTGACAGGCCATTTGCTGGTATAGCTGCTAGAGAGGAGGTTCAGATAGAGGATGATGAGATATTACGACAGCTGTGCACTACTCAGGCTCGCATATCCATTTGGAGCCTTTTGGCCTCATCTAGTACACACAGAGATGCATTAGTCAGAGCCCTTGGCCAGATTAGGGTTGACACTGCTACTACCTCAGAGGGGCTTATTCACATGTTGACAGCTGATAGAGCTACATGTATAGTGTTTtctgatgatgacttgccaccagagggATCAAATCATGTTCGACCCTTATTCATTGATGTTGCTTGTTTAGGCCGTCGTGTGCCGTCTGTTCTATTGGACAACGGCTCTGCCCTGAACGTCTGTCCATTGGTTACTGCCATTGCGCTTGGGTTTTCACCAGATGATTTTGGGCCTTCTACACAGACTGTTAGAGCTTATGATGGGACTCAGAGGACAGTTATGGGTACACTCAGTACACATGTCATGGTTGGGCCAGTTAGTTACTCCATAGTATTTCAGGTTTTAAGGATTCagtcatcctttaacctgcttcttGGCCGCCCGTGGATTCATGAGGCCGGTGCtataccatcttcccttcatcagaaggtgaagttcatacacGAGGGGCGCATTATCACGATACAATCTAATAGAGATATTATCACTTCGTCTGAGCCAGTATTACATATCAGTCACAGTGAGGATGACTTACATTTAACCGGGTTTACGTTCGATGAGGTCCAGGTTGTCAGCTTAGAGGATGGCAACAGAGATATGGTACCTATGTCATTTGACCAACACAACAACACTTTGGTGCTCAGCATGATGAGAGGCATGTCTTATTTGCCTGGTATGGGATTGGGTCGCCGCCAGCAGGGGCCCCACGAGTTTACTTTCACAGTTGATCACGACATACCCTACGGATTAGGTTACATACCCACAGAGGCTGATGCGCGTTATATGTCACAGCTGCGCAGGGATAGGGTGAGGGCTCGCATGTCTGGcattccatttgattatccCCTCCGCCCATACACCTTCCAATTGGCCGACAACTTCATTAGGGGTTCAGAGCATACACCTCGCATAGAGGGGACTGTTCACATTCCAGAGACAGTTGGGATTCAGGACATCCAGCAGGCCTTGGGTCAGATTCATTTGGACACCGAGACTACTGAGGCACCTGGTGCCATGATAGTCACGCCCTCATAA